A part of Halobacillus shinanisalinarum genomic DNA contains:
- a CDS encoding ABC transporter permease, with protein MKKLIHKGWRPALVLILLLIIWEGSSRMFDVPEWLLPAPSLIWQEAISGWSQYSHHLFSTIQLTLLGFAIGSSFGLLVAILLHMIPKLREAIYPLLILSQNIPIIVLAPLLVIWFGFGWLPKVIVIVLVCFFPIAVATMDGLRQTNQELMHYMKMAGASKAQIFRKLQWPHAIPSIFSGLKISATYSVMGAVISEWLGANEGIGVYMTLASSSFRTDRVFVAICLIMVLSLLLFGIISQIEKALTKWQSKEADQQHG; from the coding sequence ATGAAAAAGCTCATTCATAAAGGATGGAGACCAGCATTGGTCCTCATCCTTTTGCTTATCATTTGGGAAGGAAGCAGTCGTATGTTCGATGTGCCTGAGTGGCTGCTGCCCGCTCCCTCCTTAATCTGGCAGGAAGCCATCAGTGGCTGGTCTCAGTACAGCCATCATCTGTTCTCAACCATTCAACTAACGTTACTAGGGTTCGCTATCGGCTCAAGTTTTGGGTTGCTCGTAGCAATCCTCCTGCATATGATCCCTAAACTAAGGGAAGCCATCTATCCCCTTCTCATTTTATCGCAAAATATTCCGATCATCGTACTTGCTCCGCTGCTAGTGATCTGGTTCGGCTTTGGCTGGCTGCCGAAAGTGATCGTCATCGTGCTCGTCTGCTTCTTCCCAATTGCCGTAGCCACGATGGATGGATTGAGACAAACCAATCAAGAACTCATGCACTATATGAAAATGGCCGGAGCTTCAAAAGCACAGATTTTTCGTAAATTACAATGGCCTCATGCGATTCCGTCGATTTTCTCCGGGTTGAAGATCTCCGCTACGTACAGTGTGATGGGTGCCGTCATTTCCGAATGGCTCGGAGCTAATGAAGGGATTGGTGTGTATATGACACTTGCTTCTTCCTCCTTTCGAACAGACCGCGTATTCGTAGCGATTTGTTTAATCATGGTGTTAAGCTTATTATTATTTGGCATCATTTCCCAGATTGAAAAAGCACTCACCAAATGGCAGTCAAAGGAGGCCGATCAGCAGCATGGCTAA
- a CDS encoding aminotransferase family protein, which translates to MTDQLSFKNSKQSELEELDKKHYLHPTTIPKTHVNQGPKLTFSEGEGIYVKDLNGEKYIDGLSMLWNVNLGHGQQELAEAAKEQMSKLAFSSSFAGYSNEPAVRLAEKLASMAPGDLNSIFYTSGGSEANDTAFKLSRFYWTLKGKPEKTKIIGIKQAYHGVTIAAQTATSIPLFHEFSGSKISEVFHANSHLTNCERGDKSDPNYEGCIRDIVEKEGADTIAAVIIEPVQGSGGVHVPPEGYLEAVRDLCDEYGILFIADEVICGFGRTGTMFGVENWDVVPDLMSVAKGISSGYSQLGGVLIKESIRDVLVRYDQVLAHGFTYSGHPTACAVALKNIEILERDQIVANTKNMEHELKAGFEYLKAKHPTVTKTRALGLLAGFELYADRDKGIPFDSSIHPSAEVVEECFKRKLILRALSSNVGRNIVAIAPPLIINKQQMDDMINIIDDSITVFEKKFC; encoded by the coding sequence ATGACTGATCAACTATCCTTTAAAAATTCAAAACAATCAGAGTTAGAGGAGTTGGATAAGAAACACTATCTGCATCCGACAACCATTCCTAAAACCCATGTCAATCAAGGTCCTAAACTTACTTTTTCGGAAGGTGAAGGGATCTATGTAAAAGATTTGAATGGTGAAAAATATATCGATGGACTTTCGATGCTTTGGAATGTCAATCTTGGGCATGGTCAGCAAGAACTTGCTGAAGCAGCGAAAGAACAAATGTCTAAATTGGCGTTCAGCTCGTCATTTGCCGGATACTCGAATGAACCTGCTGTCAGGTTGGCTGAGAAACTTGCATCCATGGCTCCTGGTGATTTGAATTCCATTTTTTATACGTCTGGCGGTTCGGAAGCAAATGACACCGCTTTCAAATTATCTCGTTTTTACTGGACATTGAAAGGAAAGCCTGAAAAAACAAAGATCATCGGTATCAAGCAGGCTTATCATGGGGTGACCATTGCGGCTCAAACAGCTACTTCAATCCCATTGTTCCATGAGTTTTCCGGTTCAAAGATATCCGAAGTATTCCATGCCAATTCACATCTGACGAATTGTGAACGAGGCGACAAAAGTGATCCGAACTATGAAGGATGTATTCGGGATATCGTTGAAAAAGAAGGGGCAGACACGATTGCTGCTGTCATCATCGAGCCTGTTCAAGGGTCTGGTGGCGTACATGTTCCTCCGGAAGGTTACTTGGAAGCGGTCAGAGACCTTTGTGATGAATATGGTATTTTGTTTATCGCGGATGAAGTAATCTGTGGGTTCGGACGTACCGGAACAATGTTCGGTGTGGAAAACTGGGATGTTGTCCCTGATTTGATGAGTGTGGCCAAAGGGATTTCAAGTGGATACTCTCAGCTAGGCGGCGTTCTGATCAAAGAAAGTATCCGGGATGTGCTCGTCCGGTATGATCAAGTTTTGGCTCATGGCTTCACTTACAGCGGTCATCCTACGGCTTGTGCGGTTGCGTTGAAGAATATTGAAATCTTGGAACGTGACCAAATTGTAGCCAACACGAAAAACATGGAACATGAACTAAAGGCAGGGTTTGAATATCTAAAAGCTAAACACCCTACTGTCACAAAAACGAGAGCACTGGGACTGTTAGCCGGTTTTGAACTGTATGCCGACCGTGACAAGGGTATCCCCTTCGACTCATCGATTCATCCGTCGGCCGAGGTAGTGGAAGAGTGCTTCAAACGTAAACTAATCCTAAGAGCACTTTCCTCAAATGTAGGAAGGAACATTGTTGCCATCGCACCGCCGCTGATCATTAACAAACAACAAATGGACGACATGATCAATATTATAGACGATTCTATCACTGTATTTGAAAAGAAATTTTGTTAA
- a CDS encoding ABC transporter substrate-binding protein, whose protein sequence is MKKLLLSIFTLFVLTACSGGEEEQTGASSSENTIQDIKLVLDWTPNTNHTGLYVAKAKGYFEEQGLDVEIMLPGEAGADQLVASGQADFGISAQETLTEARVQDIPIVSIGAIIQHNTSGFASPKEKNITSPEDFEGKTYGGWGAPVEKAVLSSLMQKENADVEKVDIINMGNTDFFTAIKRDVDFAWIYYGWTGVEAELRGQELNMMYLTDYSDKLDYYTPVLTTNEKMIADSPETVEAFMAAVSKGYQYAIDQPDKAADILIESVPDLDPKLVKASQKWLSPKYQDDADQWGQQDLSVWENYAEWMYNHDLLDKKLKAKDAFTNEFLPEK, encoded by the coding sequence ATGAAGAAGCTTCTACTATCGATCTTTACCCTGTTTGTATTAACTGCCTGTTCGGGTGGCGAGGAAGAACAGACTGGTGCGTCGTCAAGCGAAAATACAATTCAAGACATTAAACTTGTGCTGGACTGGACACCAAACACAAACCATACAGGGCTTTATGTGGCCAAGGCTAAAGGATATTTTGAAGAACAGGGATTAGATGTCGAAATTATGCTGCCTGGTGAAGCTGGGGCAGACCAACTCGTCGCCTCTGGCCAAGCTGATTTCGGTATTAGTGCCCAGGAAACATTAACAGAGGCCCGTGTTCAGGATATTCCGATTGTCTCTATTGGAGCGATCATTCAACATAATACGTCTGGATTCGCTTCACCAAAGGAGAAAAATATTACATCTCCTGAAGACTTTGAAGGCAAAACATATGGCGGCTGGGGTGCCCCTGTAGAGAAAGCTGTCCTCTCGTCTTTAATGCAAAAAGAAAACGCAGATGTTGAGAAAGTCGACATTATCAATATGGGGAACACAGACTTTTTCACAGCCATCAAGCGAGACGTTGACTTCGCCTGGATCTACTACGGCTGGACAGGTGTTGAGGCAGAACTTCGCGGACAAGAATTGAACATGATGTACTTAACCGATTATTCCGACAAACTAGATTACTATACACCCGTTTTAACAACGAATGAAAAAATGATCGCAGACAGCCCTGAGACCGTGGAAGCGTTTATGGCAGCTGTATCAAAAGGCTATCAATATGCGATTGATCAACCAGACAAGGCTGCTGATATTTTGATAGAATCCGTTCCCGACCTTGATCCTAAACTTGTGAAGGCAAGCCAGAAATGGTTGTCTCCTAAATATCAGGATGATGCAGATCAATGGGGGCAGCAGGATTTAAGTGTTTGGGAGAATTACGCTGAATGGATGTATAACCATGATTTACTTGATAAGAAGTTGAAAGCAAAGGATGCTTTTACGAATGAATTTTTGCCCGAAAAATAA
- a CDS encoding TatD family hydrolase: protein MKQPIIDAHIHLDMYSEESRKKMLKELELFHVDSLLSVSNHAESARKNLQLAQKDKRIKSAIGFHPEQELPDNNQLEKIFTLIKKHKEEIVAIGEVGLPYYSRKKDATLSLTPYIEMLEQFIRLAVKLDKPIILHAIYEDADIACDLLEKYAVRKAHFHWFKGSAATIQRLIENRCYISVTPDCLYELEIQQLIEQYPLELMMVETDGPWPFEGKFKDERTHPKMIHESIRKIAEIKSLPLNEMYKQLYQNTVDFYGIDSSFTLKN, encoded by the coding sequence GTGAAGCAACCTATCATCGATGCCCACATTCACTTAGATATGTACAGCGAGGAATCACGGAAGAAGATGCTGAAGGAGCTGGAACTTTTCCACGTAGACAGCCTCCTCTCCGTATCTAATCACGCAGAATCCGCACGGAAGAATTTGCAGCTTGCTCAAAAAGACAAAAGAATTAAATCAGCAATTGGCTTTCACCCCGAGCAGGAATTGCCTGACAATAATCAACTTGAGAAGATTTTTACACTTATTAAAAAACATAAAGAAGAAATAGTGGCCATTGGAGAAGTCGGTCTCCCTTACTATTCCCGAAAAAAAGACGCAACCCTATCACTAACGCCTTATATAGAAATGCTTGAACAATTTATAAGGCTTGCCGTCAAGTTGGACAAACCTATCATCCTTCATGCTATTTATGAAGATGCGGATATTGCTTGTGACTTACTAGAAAAATATGCTGTGAGAAAAGCTCATTTCCACTGGTTTAAGGGCTCTGCTGCAACGATTCAACGTTTGATCGAGAATCGCTGCTACATTTCTGTTACACCCGACTGTTTATATGAATTAGAAATTCAGCAGCTTATCGAGCAATATCCTCTCGAGTTAATGATGGTCGAGACAGACGGACCTTGGCCATTTGAAGGGAAATTCAAAGATGAACGAACACATCCAAAAATGATTCATGAATCCATTCGTAAAATAGCTGAGATTAAATCTCTTCCATTGAATGAAATGTATAAGCAGTTGTACCAAAATACAGTCGATTTTTACGGCATTGACAGCAGCTTTACTCTTAAAAATTAA
- a CDS encoding NAD-dependent succinate-semialdehyde dehydrogenase: MLYVNGEWKQANSGKTIEVTNPATGELIDKVAAGGREETIEAIESAKAAFKTWKRVTGQERGNYLAQVSSKMRGKLDEIAETITLEMGKPFPDAKREVLGAISYVDWYAEEAKRGYGEIVPASHPDKQLMVLREPIGVTAAITPWNFPASMITRKIAPAIAAGCTVVLKPAPSTPISAIKVFECFHEAGLPKGVANLVIGQAEEIGPELTQHPDVRKLTFTGSTHVGKKLLRDSADTVKKVSMELGGHAPLIVFEDANIDAAVEGVLLTKFKNSGQTCISTNRVYVADSIAKNFSQKLAEKVSQLRVGNGIENGVDVGPLINEQALEKVESHVEDARKHNGVVLCGGKRYTGNLPNGHFYEPTVINQAHDQMKIAQEETFGPVAPIFTFKDEAEIIERANHASYGLAAYCFTKDLARGHRMMRELEYGIVGINDPLPIVAQAPFGGIKESGIGKEGGKSGMMEYLEEKFVSIHTGE; the protein is encoded by the coding sequence ATGCTTTATGTCAATGGAGAATGGAAACAAGCAAACTCCGGGAAAACCATCGAGGTAACGAACCCGGCAACAGGTGAGTTGATCGACAAAGTAGCAGCAGGTGGCCGTGAGGAGACGATCGAGGCCATAGAATCAGCGAAAGCAGCCTTCAAGACATGGAAAAGAGTAACTGGCCAAGAGCGAGGCAATTATTTGGCTCAAGTTTCTTCGAAAATGAGGGGAAAGCTGGATGAAATTGCAGAAACCATCACACTTGAGATGGGAAAACCTTTCCCTGACGCAAAGAGAGAAGTCCTTGGGGCGATCAGCTACGTGGATTGGTATGCAGAAGAGGCGAAGAGGGGATATGGAGAAATCGTTCCTGCCTCCCATCCTGACAAACAGCTGATGGTTCTCAGGGAGCCAATTGGTGTAACCGCTGCGATCACGCCATGGAATTTCCCGGCGTCGATGATTACTCGTAAGATTGCTCCGGCCATCGCGGCTGGATGTACCGTTGTATTGAAACCAGCCCCCTCTACCCCGATATCGGCCATCAAGGTGTTTGAATGTTTTCATGAAGCCGGGCTTCCGAAGGGTGTAGCCAACTTGGTCATCGGTCAAGCTGAGGAAATCGGACCTGAACTGACCCAGCATCCTGACGTGCGCAAGCTGACCTTCACTGGGTCGACCCATGTCGGGAAAAAGCTGCTCCGCGACTCTGCAGACACCGTTAAAAAGGTTTCGATGGAGCTTGGCGGGCATGCACCGCTGATTGTATTTGAGGATGCCAATATCGATGCTGCTGTAGAAGGTGTTTTACTGACGAAATTCAAAAACTCCGGTCAAACGTGTATCAGTACCAATCGTGTTTATGTCGCTGATAGCATTGCGAAGAATTTCAGCCAAAAATTAGCTGAAAAAGTGTCACAGTTAAGGGTTGGTAATGGAATAGAAAACGGTGTGGATGTCGGTCCGCTCATCAACGAGCAGGCATTGGAGAAAGTCGAAAGTCATGTGGAAGATGCACGTAAGCATAATGGAGTTGTTCTTTGTGGAGGAAAGCGATATACGGGAAACTTACCGAATGGCCATTTCTATGAGCCTACCGTGATCAATCAAGCTCATGATCAAATGAAGATCGCTCAAGAGGAAACCTTTGGGCCCGTGGCACCGATATTTACGTTTAAAGATGAAGCAGAAATTATTGAGAGAGCCAATCATGCTAGCTACGGACTAGCCGCCTACTGTTTCACGAAAGACTTGGCCAGGGGCCACCGGATGATGCGTGAACTGGAGTATGGCATCGTTGGAATCAATGATCCCTTGCCTATCGTTGCTCAAGCACCTTTTGGCGGTATTAAGGAAAGCGGCATAGGCAAAGAAGGTGGAAAATCTGGAATGATGGAGTATTTGGAAGAGAAGTTTGTCTCTATTCATACAGGAGAGTGA
- a CDS encoding thiamine-binding protein, with translation MTNSLVSIQILPKTKEGEDVIPYVDHAISVIDASGLKYEVHPLETTIEGNLSEILPLIEKVNEAMVEKGSTNVISQIKVLYQPIGASMDSLTEKYR, from the coding sequence ATGACTAATTCACTAGTAAGTATTCAAATTCTACCTAAGACGAAAGAGGGGGAAGACGTGATTCCATATGTTGATCACGCTATCTCAGTCATTGACGCATCCGGACTGAAATATGAGGTTCACCCACTGGAAACCACGATCGAGGGCAACCTTTCAGAGATTTTACCTTTAATTGAAAAAGTAAATGAGGCGATGGTGGAGAAGGGCTCAACCAATGTCATCTCACAAATTAAAGTACTATACCAACCGATCGGGGCTTCTATGGACTCATTGACGGAGAAATACCGTTGA
- a CDS encoding peroxiredoxin family protein codes for MSVFKLGEKIPNFNLPAVSGEEYSFEEYRNANEGNWHLLVYFRGSWCPACMEELKEFEESKGYFEDKKIKLTTISTDNMESLKKMVDEHGFSFPVLADEDLTVLAQYDVHYHGADDPYEDHGTHGEPAYFLTDSQGNLLYQQRQTSPFGRPHPKEIRKIIKYISENLK; via the coding sequence ATGAGCGTTTTTAAATTAGGAGAAAAAATACCAAATTTTAATTTGCCTGCTGTTTCAGGAGAAGAATATTCATTTGAGGAGTATCGTAATGCTAATGAAGGAAACTGGCATTTACTCGTTTACTTCAGAGGATCATGGTGCCCGGCATGTATGGAAGAATTAAAAGAATTTGAAGAAAGCAAAGGCTATTTCGAAGATAAAAAAATTAAACTAACAACGATCTCAACAGATAATATGGAAAGTCTGAAAAAGATGGTCGATGAGCACGGATTTTCATTTCCAGTGCTGGCTGACGAAGATCTCACTGTATTAGCCCAATACGATGTCCACTATCACGGGGCGGATGATCCGTATGAAGATCACGGCACACACGGGGAGCCAGCCTATTTTTTGACGGATAGCCAAGGAAACCTTCTTTACCAACAGCGGCAAACTAGCCCGTTCGGCCGCCCTCATCCTAAGGAAATCCGAAAAATCATTAAGTATATTAGCGAGAACTTAAAATAG
- a CDS encoding GNAT family N-acetyltransferase — MSNINLNRSEKKIVIRNTTLEDLDEVAALSDNSFGPDIAFKREHFASQSKIFPEGQIIVEFEGKIVGSSSSLIVNFDEYTDKHSYVEISDHGYIRNHNPDGVNLYGVEVCVHPDYRQLKLGRRLYDARKQLCKDLNLKSIIIGGRIPYYHKYADQMSAQEYADQVMKKNIYDPVMTFQMKNGFVLNEMIPGYLPGDDASLEYATSMEWHNEDYNSLG, encoded by the coding sequence ATGTCAAACATCAACCTGAATAGGTCAGAGAAAAAAATCGTCATTCGCAACACCACACTGGAAGATCTTGATGAAGTTGCTGCCCTATCCGATAACAGTTTCGGTCCGGACATAGCGTTCAAACGGGAACATTTTGCGAGCCAATCTAAAATTTTTCCAGAAGGACAAATCATTGTGGAGTTCGAGGGGAAAATCGTCGGTTCTTCTTCGAGCCTGATCGTTAATTTTGACGAGTATACAGACAAACATTCCTATGTTGAAATTTCGGACCATGGCTATATTCGTAATCATAATCCAGACGGGGTCAACCTCTATGGCGTTGAAGTATGTGTTCATCCTGATTACAGACAATTGAAGCTAGGGCGCCGTCTATATGATGCTAGAAAACAACTGTGTAAGGATTTGAATCTGAAAAGTATTATCATCGGCGGTCGGATTCCATACTACCACAAGTATGCCGATCAGATGTCGGCGCAGGAGTACGCCGACCAAGTGATGAAGAAAAACATCTACGACCCTGTGATGACGTTTCAAATGAAGAACGGTTTCGTATTGAATGAAATGATCCCTGGTTACTTGCCGGGTGATGATGCATCTTTAGAATATGCGACATCAATGGAATGGCATAATGAGGACTACAACTCTTTGGGATAG